Genomic DNA from Lagenorhynchus albirostris chromosome 20, mLagAlb1.1, whole genome shotgun sequence:
CGACTCTGCACAGACCAAGATGACAGTGTAAACACGGATGGGAAAACCAAATAGTTCTGTTGTCAGGGGCGCTTAAACAATTAGGAGAACCTGTAATAGGAGACCTTTCCCCCTGGGGTTTGCTCTTGGTACTTTCTCAACAAACTGTACATAGCAAAAAGGCggatgtttacatatatattaaagaaagggCAAAAGAGTTTGTTATTTAACCAAAGTTGTCAGTTATCTTTAGTCCTAGAACAAATAGGTGGTTGTAATTTGAAAAGCTATTGATTTGCAAAGCTTCCTTAAAATGAAATGTTCCCATGTGGTGAGAAAAATATTCTTAGTTGCCCTCATTCTTAGAGGGCAAGACCCTCATCTCCGTCTTCTTGGGGCCTAGGAAACCTGTGCTCACCACAAGCCGGGGcgccttcctcttccccctcccgtTCTCTTTCCTTCACTTCCATGTCTGCTGCCCTCTCCACGTCGCCTCTCGCAGGTGTACGCTACGTTTACATTGtcccccatctcctctcccctcccagagcCATTTCTTCTTCCCCCCTGTcggcctctcctcccctccacagCCTCATCTCTACccgccttccctcctctctcagcctccccggcctcccctcccctccccgcctctcggcctccctcccctctcttctctgcctctcccattccccccacccccgtccccttccctcccctctgtctcccctttccccacccctcacctctcctCTCAGCCTCCCCGGCCTCTCCTACCCTGACGGCCTCCCcggcctctcctcttctctccctacaGCCTCGCCGCCCCACAACCGGAAGCCCGACCCCGGCGGCGGCCCGAGTGCGGAGACGCCTGGGCCCCGACCGCAGCCGGTCCCCGAGACTCCGCGGCGGCCGCGCGCAGCCGAGGCCGCTCCCCGCGCCTGGTCCGACCTGCGGCGCCGGAAGCCCCAGCCGGCCGCCGAGAACCGGGCCGGCTTCCGGGAGGCCGCGCGCGCGCCCGCCGGCCCGCCGAGCCCGCGCCTCTCGCAGGCCGAGAACCGTGCGTCGCCGCGCCGCGTGCCCGCGCTGGAGGACTCCCCGCGGCGCGCGCGCGCCCGGGCCCTGCGCCTCCCGGCCGCGCGGCCTCCCACGCGCGCCGCCGAGGCTCCCGCCGGTCCCGCCCACCCCAACCGGCCGCGCGCCGCCGCGCCGCCCCCGGGACCcgcgcccgcgccgccgccgcgccTCAGCCCCCAGCAGAGGGAGGATGCGGAGCTCGGCGCCGAGCCCTGCGCGCGCGCCTGCAGGGCGGACTTGGACGAGCGCGAGTCCTACTGCGCCAGCGAGTTCGGTGAGCCCCGCCCGCAGCTCCTCCCGGGCCCGGGCGGCCGAGCCCAGGCCGCGGGGCGAGCCTTTCCGAGCCGAGAGCGCCGGGCTGTGCATCGGGACCCTTAAACCAAACCCTAGAGAAACCCACCCACTCGGTCCTGCAGGCCCCAGAGCCGTGTGGACTATTTCGTGATTTGTTAGAAACGcactggggagaggaagaggatgtGAGTGCTATGCATTTCTCCAAACTCTTTGTTTTTTGAAAGCAGCAGTCAACGGAATCGTGCATGATGTGGACGTCCTCGGTACAGGGATCCGGCTGGTGACTCTGCTGGTGGACCGGGACGGGCTGTACAAGATGAACCGCCTGTACATCACTCCGGACGGGTTTTTCTTCCGAGTCCACATATTAGCCCTAGACTCCTCTAGTTGCAATAAGCCATGCCCAGAATTTAAACCTGGTATTAAAACTGATCTAAGTGatcattttatatatgttcttTATGTCACCATTGTAACTTTGACATGCCACAGCCCGGTCTCTATCGGTTACCCCAGTacctttttgggggggggggctatTCTAAAATGAATAGAATTTAGAAGACAGGTATTATTTCGGCCACTCTGTGATTTAAATTCCATCAGCGCCTCCGGTTAAAGATGGGAACTGAGTGGATTGGCACAAAGCAAACACTCAATATTTGTTGACAAGTGGAGTGAATGACGAAACACCGTTGCCAGACAGGATGCCTAAGGGGCTTTTTAAACTGAGTTTAGAGACGTCTTTTGCTGGGCGTGTGTGTTTGGGGCGGGCGGGTAATGCCCACTCCCACGTCTTTCTAGAGATGTGCTCTGTAAAATCCTGCTGGCACTGTTGTGATTAGGACCTTTGTTTCTAGTGCTGGCTGTTTACAGGCTGAGTAATCTGATTATCTTATAAAGGTCACTAGGCTATTTCCACCTGCTGTCTGAGGTTTAAATGTCTGAGATTCAGCATGTGCAGCAAGATAAGAGATTCAACCTTAGGCATTTCTTAAAAGCcttacattttcttattgttaCGTGGTATTTGAAAGATAactatgaatttatattttggcttttttttttttttttttcaggcagcaGGTATATTGTGATGGGCCACATCTACCATAAGAGAAGGCAGCTACCTACAGCTCTGCTTCAGGTCCTGAGAGGGCGCCTCCGACCAGGAGATGGACTtctcaggagcagcagcagcTATGTGAAAAGATTTAACCGGAAAAGGGATGGGCAAGTGCAAGGGGCAATTCACACCCAGTGCATTTGAAACATACCAGCCTGGCGTTTCTGGATCATAAGAGACTTGGAATTCAGCAGCAAGACAGGAAAGGCCTATCATTAAGCAATCGGATTTTCCTTTAGAACAGGGCACACAGCTCCTTTAGGAACTAGTTGCAAAGTGCCAACTCTCATCTTCAAGTTGTCACTTTTTTTACAACATGCTTCTTAAATGGTTATGCTTCTGAGCTCTGTGGTGAAGTTATTCAACTGGTGTGCCAGTTACTCACACAAGCTCAGATAACTGACCTGTCCAGATAACAGATCACTGCTTCATGTtgatcatttttaattattttaatttaaatacattCTTCAGTAGAAATAGTTCACAAAAACATTTCCTTGAGTTTAAATATACAATTTTGAATAGTTTATATCATGTATCAAACCGAATTTTATACTAAAACCATCACATTTTAAATTCTGTACATAACAGTAAGTGCACTAGTCAGACGTATGAAATGTCATTTAGATCACATTTAGATCAAACACTAAAGTCAGAGCCCGAGACAAGTAttaaagttttacatttagaGTACTGAAGGGCTTATGCAAGCAAACAAATGTTTGTTCAAACAAGTGTTCCTGATGTACCAAAATATAAGATAGTTTATTTTCATGCCTCCCTGCTTCTAAAATCCTATGTTTTGTGCCATACTGGCAGCTATCCCAATACCAAACATATTCTGGGTGTATCTGATGTCATTTTTCTATTAAGACCAAGTATCATGTTTGTGTTTGTAAAGCAGTAAATCTTTCTGTGAAATCAGATCTTGGATGCACCTGGTTTTTTCAGCCTCACTGAGCCCCCAAAAGGTTTGGGAAAAAGCATTTCTCAAACTTACGCCAAAAACCCTGGAACCAATATTTAATGACGGTTTGCAAGCACGTGAATTTTAAACGTTTCCCAGTTGGCTTGAAAAAGATTTAATCACGAACTgaatttattattgattttataccTCAGCCCACAAAgacattaacaattttttttcagaagaccAAGCTGTGCTTTAATTTGAAACGCTGTGAATAGAGACACTGATAATCCATGGTTGAAGATTACTGCGCAGAACTCCACTGAAGAGACAAAAACAGTCCATTTGGTCTCAGATGAGATTCACTCTGGAGCTCAGGATGTGTCATTAGTCTGTAATGGCACAGTCTTTAAAGGCCTCACAGAAGCACTGTATACACACAGGATGTCAGGACAGCACAGAGAGACTGTAAGACGTAACAACTGATTGTGACGGGAGATACTGTTACCTTATTTGTCCCAAACAGGGGGCAAAGAGGTAAAATAAAAGTTGAGAGGTTCTGACTATGCCGTGGTAAAGCACTAACTGAGGGATTTTTTAGAGTATTTGCCAAGAATGAGTTGTGCCCAAGcttattaaaaattatcttagaATTGCTTCTTGGGAATCCACTGCATTACTACACAAACCATTGGCAGTAGATTAGAGTATGCAGTGAATGAAGAGCTTCTGTGTTAGTTTTCTTTAGGATAAAAATTAACGAAGACAGAAGTAGCACCGGTCACAAAAACCAAAGCcgaatttttaaaagtcaaatggcTAAGTGGTGATCCTGAGTAACATGGTGGGGAAAATTACAAAACGGCCAAATAGATAAATTATTAGTTGGATGGTCAGATGTTAGAGCATAAAGAGAAGTGTTATAAATAGCTCTGgtttaaaagatagaaaaaaaatcactttgataTAAGCCTGAGGGTTAGGGTTTGATTAGATTGCTTTGATAATACTCAGTTTCTGAGATGTTTTGGAATCACACAAAAAGTGCCAAAACTGTGATCTGTGTGATACTTGGAGGTCACACGGTTAGTATGTACACTTTGGCAAACACAAGCAGGCCAGTTTCTTAGAAACGTTGTTAAACTTCAGGCCATCATTCAAGACCAGCTTTGCAATGAAAGATGAGCGAggctcggggacttccctggcggtccagtggttaagactccgtgaaCTCCCACTGGAGGGGGttccggttcaatccctggtcggggaactaagatcctgcattccAAGAggcaccgccaaaaaaaaaaaaaaaaaaaaaagatagtgattGAGGCTCAAATGAGGTAGAACAGTGgtgcatatggggatatatgcacgGGAGGCGGTGCACAACAGACTGGGAATTCCAGGTTAGGCAAAAAAGTTTAAGGAGAATCTTCTCAATATTCAGTCAGTACCTTCGGTacaatcttttaattttatggaaaaatttaaTTCCCAAATTCACTGTAGTTCTGAATCCTTTTCTCCTGTTGATATACTTTCCTTAGCACATGGTTTGTGTTCCAAAGACTAAAGGATCACGGGCACAATAAAATACCCTGTTGCCTTCGAGAGGAGCTCAACACATCCCTCCTTCCATCAAGCTGTTGGAACTCAAGcagaaaaaagtgtttttcttttggtaGGGAAAGGTctataaaacatacatttttttttgtactaGCTTTTAACTGTCTTTGAGAGGTATCACTTAGCACTGTTTATGTTtctcttaaaatcatttttaaggtTGATCAAACACAGGTATATGCAAACACCTAAAAACTGACCCACTACCTACAAATGAGTAACTTCAATTTTGGGTACAGGACTTTATCATTTAAAAGATACAGCACTTATTTCCTTTAGTTGAATTTGGTCCAAACTAGATCAAGCAGGGTGTTATCTAGGAAATGTCTTTTTCGGTATCTTGTTCCAAGTATCCAGAAGTACTTCAGAATATTTCAGTTTATTAAAAATCCTTCCCCCAAGACATTACTTTGCTCATGAGAGATCACCATTCTCATTTTACGGACAAGAAATCTGACACTTGTGGGTAATGGCCTCAGTCGTGAGGCTAAGTGTGTAGATTTAAAAGGTCACCACACTGGCTCTTTAGTATCAGAAACACACAAAGATGCAGGGAGTTTGCCtaacaaatgaacagaaatagggaaagAACTTTTATTTGCAGATTCCAGGAAGGTAGATTACAAACAGCAGCAAATCTCAAGAGTCTCTTAATAACACTCCAGGCCACTTGAAATATAAAAAGGTAATtgttttactttagaaaatatCTCTGAaagttcacaatttttaaaaactactgcaGGACATTAACTAAAGTGCAAATCCTGCAGAATTTGGGTAGGAGAAAAAAGCCTTACcaatattatgaaaatacattttatgaaatGGTTTCAAGGATTGTGAACCTGGCAGATGAAATATAACAAGCATTGAAAATACTTTTAGCAAAGGAAATCTGTTGATGCAAATTAAACATATATACAAGCCCAAAGACTGTgtagaaaaatcaaaacagtataacAAATGTGCATTCTACTACTTGGATTATTGAAAGCAAAATAGctgtaatatgtatattttactgagTAGCAGAAGCTTGTCAAATACTCGTAGGAAAGCAGCTTTTGAAACTCAGTATAAGAATGCATGTTTTTCCAAAAATTACTTTTGAAACACTAAAGCTCTGTAGTTGATAAAACCATAAAATGTCTATGTATTTATATGGTGATAGAAACTGCAAAAGGCTTTAtactattaaatacatatatgaaaCTAACATATTCCTGGCCTGAGGATTCCcacaaaatttaccttttttgtaCAATCTGGCAATGCCAACATCTACAGAAAATATGTTAACCAACCAACCACTGTTTCATTAGAAACCGCACCAAATCCAATGTCAAAAAcattactttatttttctagGATGAAATGTCCTATTACGTACAAAAAGAACTGCTGTTTAAATTTGCCACAATCTCTTAAAAACATAGCAATCTATTGCCTACAGGTAGGAAAGTTCTTGCTGcaacaagttttaaatgattaagcccatctatatctatatctatatatatgaataaatagtACAGAAATACTGTGACATGATGAGATGcagaataattttataattcattAAAATGTAGGATTCTTGCATCAGCACAGTGCATACAatatgtaacattttttaaaagttaaaggacAAAATAACCTATATTTGACTACTTCCATGTTAGTATTTTAAGCAAAAACTGTTTCCATGTTTTCAATATTGAGCAATTAGTCTCTTTAGTTTGTAAGCATAAGTTTAAGTGATATTTTTATGTACAAAAAGGAATGGGCTTCATTAGATAAAATTAACCCAGAATAACTTGTACACCTGAGCCTGTAAGAAGAAAGAACTGGGAACTGTTAGCAACGTCTTTCTTTTAAGAAACTACGGTCCGGGAAAGGTTTTGCATAGCAGGGTGATattaaacagaaagaaacttttaaaaaacaataatgggATAAATTCCAGAACTTGGTAGGACAAAGCTAATACGAATTAGTGCAAAATCTAGTAACATTTTTGCAAAGCTGCATAAACCAACTATGGCAGATCTCACAGAAGCTATTATTACAATGAAGAAATACAACATGTAAGATTagaacactgaaaggaaaaacatgcaaaatacgccttcctctgctgcttccatttttttcccctaccgCTTACACTACTTCTTCTTatgtgggaaaaaaacccaaaaaactcaaccaacaaacaaatacaaaaaggatgaagtcattttaaaaaatgcccttCATAAAATACAAGCAGTGGCCTGTAACTGATAATTTGCCTGGTATCATATAACGTACAGATGAAGGCGATGTGTATTTTGTCACATTACCTTTTTATTAGTCCGATCAATTGATGCAACAGGATTAGCACCCCTGAATATTTTTCTTCGATGTGATGACAGTGGGCTGGGAATTATAAAACGAAGGACCACTACTACCCTGGAGAAATCCAGGTACAATCAGATCcttctgccttttatttatttaccttgcagccctccctttcccctcaaTGGCTTACAGAGAATCATTAGCGCACATTCAAAGACACCGTCTGTGGGAGAAaaattatctccatttattttgtttcatatacatccataattgaattttaatacaaaaagaaaaaaaattagaatctgACAAATGTTTACAAACAAGATACCTTCAAATAGATTTTACTCATTTTAACCTGGTGCAGAGTAAATGACAAATTGTACTGTTATATTCAAGGCAACAGAGTCTGTAGTCCAGGACCACTAGCCCAACCTTTATGCAAGCTTAATTTTTATCTACTATGAACAATAAACTCATTGTTGATtcccagttgtgtgtgtgtgcacatgtgtacatAGCAGCTCCTTTCATAGAAAGAAAAGACATCTAGAGGTCGTCTTGTACTTTTACCTACAGGAATCATGATAAGATACAGAATGGATTACATGTAACCGGGCtggattttataagaaaaaataattagctGACAAATGAGGGCAGCAATAAAAAAGCGTCTTTTttgcaacaataaataaatacagttgaaAGTTTTCTGTGAGACTCTAAACCAGCTTCTTCACTGAAGAGCAGACGTGGCATTTCCATGGAGTTACACTTGACCCCatattatctttttatctttctttctttctttttttttttcttcaataaacaAAGTTTTCCCGCTTCTGCCACAATAGTAAAACCATTTGATCTTGACAAGATAATGGTGTCGTTgactttgcttttcccttgtcCGTTGGACAAAATTGGCCAAGAATATAATTGGACTGTTATGACCAATAAAAACGAAGTTTAGGTCAAGTCTTGTCAGGATATCCTGACTAAAAACATCTGGCTCCTTAATTTAAAACAGTTCAACCAgattcttgctgtgttttatgttaGGTTAACACGCTGAACTTTAAGAAGCTGTAGACTGCAGTTTGTTGTTATGAGACctacagaatacagaaaaaagggAACAATTAAGCacccttcatttttgaaaacagtGATGCTTTATGCGGATGCCAAGGTCAGTCTGTCTGGGGAAAGCAGCCATGTTCTTTCATTCACCCTTGGCAAGCAAATATATGAGAACAAGTAAGAAATTTTTAccctataaaattaaaaattttcattgtaCACTAAACGTGGTAATTCATTGGAAAaagccaatattaaaaaaaagaaatataaatatatatacatatatatatatatatccaatacAACATTTTTAGCCAAAGGAACAAATAGAGACATTTACAGAAGCATTACCATTGTGgtagaaggtgtgtgtgtgtgtgtgtgtgtgtgtgtgtgtgtgtgtgtgtgtgtgtgtgtgtgtgtgtgtgtacgtacgcACGCATTTATTTACATTGAGTTGGggaatatgaaggaaaaaaatattaaaaggagaaaaataacagtattaaaatcacatttttctattaaatttcaGAAAGTGTCCTTTCTAGTTTCACAGTTTTATTAACAGCTTTTGTTAGTAAACCAAGTTACTGTACAGTTATCAAGTATGTTCTATTGCAATAGTGTATATAAATACAGTCTTCTCGGAGTTTACAATTCTTAAATACATTGTTCAACATGGCTGCTAGAATAAATTGTTTACTActatacatctttttttaaacattaaaaaattatattaactcatttgaaCTCTGGGGGGCAATTTTGAATTAGGTAATCAAGTGGTACAATAAAAGAGTGACCCCAACATCCAGTTCTGATTCCAGTTAAAAATTCAGACTAAAGATATCACAAtctgtaagaaaagaaagaacatggaTGATATAAATGATGAATTATAACAAAGAACAGTTATGAAAATAATGCTGGAGATCACAAATTAAAAATGGGGAAAGTACGGCAAAGGAAACCCTGGAAATCCataaaaaatagtatttcagTGACTGGCTACATATATGTTTCATTCTGCCCTAAATCTGGAAATCAACAAAAATCCCCTAATATCTCTTCACATATCATTTTATTTACATCAGCAGACTTGAGCAAACTTCTCAGTTGGCTCCCAtgttctttaataaaaattacataagcCAGAATATAATAAAAAGCTACATGAAACCACCAAATGGCAAGCTCTCCCGAGCGGCCCCTTCACCATGCAGACCCCGCCTCTgggcctcctctccttcccccagtcCCTTGGTTTTGCAGCAGGCCCACCTCAGCAGCTGCCGCCACCATCCCCCTCTGCGTCCTGCCTGCAAGCCTGGCAGCAGGGTGGGATTCAAATCCCCCAGCTTCCACTTCCACCAAAGGCTAAAGCCTTTTCAGCTGAAAGAAGCAGTTCTAGAAATTTAACTGGAGTAATGACTACACGAGGCACGAAGCAGGAAGCAAAAGAGCACGGAGGGCTTGTACGAAGCTGTGGTCCTCGGTCCTATCTTCACTCACCCTGAAAACCAGGCTCTCCAGGATGAGTTACCTGGAACTTTCAGTTCTTAGGTAGGTAGATTTCTTACACtgctatttcttattttatcaaCTTTATATTGTTTAAATCCTGCTATGGCAAACGAGAACTGAGCTCGTGGAACcattttccctcctcccttcttgaGTACAAGTTGTATTTCTccgtaatttaaaattaaatctttccATGCTTTGTCTGCAGACATTCCAAAAGTTGAAAATCAATGTACTGTTTACAtgactatgtaaatatttttctctgtagcacCTAATCTTTTGCTAGGAGGGCATTCTTAGTAACCTATACAACTTTTTGCCTTTCATGGAGTTTCTAATTGACTTTCATTCCCCCCTTACATTCTTAAGTTATCTAATGTATGAATCAATTTTTCCCCTCCAGACGCATCCCTCTTGGGAGTGCTCCATTCTCCTGCTCCAATTTGAACTGCCTGCTGCATGGGCCTGCTGTACAAATGTCACTCTGGGTCAGAGTCGTTCTCTTTGCTTTCTTgaaattcaaggtcttttgttttcttgacttGCTTCTTTATTTTGCTAGTGCACATCTTAAAATAACTTGCTAAGAAAGTATGCAAGGAAAAGAAGCCCTTTCTGATCCTTATATGACTTGAAAATGTACTTATGCTGCCTCTACGTTTGACTGGCTAGACACAGACTTCATGTTTCCTCAAACTTTTGGATTTATTCTTCCATAATCCTCTAGCATTCCATGTTGCTACAGAAAAGTCTGATACCAGTCTAATTCCTGTTAATTTATAAGTTGTTTTATCCTCTTTACAAGCTTTCAGAAGAGCTTCTTCCATCCTTAGCCTCTCTGGAGGTTTTACAGTGATGCATATGTGCGGTGGACCTTTTCCCACTTGTCCAGACTGGCTTAGACGTTTGTTTATCCACTCCACCCCAcgaccccggccccggccccagtCCATCTCTCTATCCCACAGGAACAAGAGCTCCGTGGAGAGCGGGAACTTGGTTTGATCTGCTGCTATAGTCAATTCTGACACACAGCCGGGGCTCAATAaccattttttgaatgaatagtTTTGCTTGGATTTGAAGTTGTGTGCCTCTCACTGGTTtggaaatatttcttatattgaaGTAGTCTTTTGATAATTTcctctcctctgtcttctctgttctttctttctggaatttcCATGAAATGAATACTGGAtactttataacatttttttctttcctatttttcatcCC
This window encodes:
- the C20H17orf58 gene encoding UPF0450 protein C17orf58 homolog; amino-acid sequence: MTARAFWLLCLIVGSSPEAPVAERKASPPHNRKPDPGGGPSAETPGPRPQPVPETPRRPRAAEAAPRAWSDLRRRKPQPAAENRAGFREAARAPAGPPSPRLSQAENRASPRRVPALEDSPRRARARALRLPAARPPTRAAEAPAGPAHPNRPRAAAPPPGPAPAPPPRLSPQQREDAELGAEPCARACRADLDERESYCASEFAVNGIVHDVDVLGTGIRLVTLLVDRDGLYKMNRLYITPDGFFFRVHILALDSSSCNKPCPEFKPGSRYIVMGHIYHKRRQLPTALLQVLRGRLRPGDGLLRSSSSYVKRFNRKRDGQVQGAIHTQCI